A single genomic interval of Helianthus annuus cultivar XRQ/B chromosome 6, HanXRQr2.0-SUNRISE, whole genome shotgun sequence harbors:
- the LOC110863897 gene encoding mitochondrial adenine nucleotide transporter ADNT1-like, with amino-acid sequence MHCCESMLLAEVDKARIDAVVTAYGKSALEYTGMVDAFRKNVRYEGFGALYKGLVPNSVKVVPSIAIAFVSYEVVKDLLGVEMRISD; translated from the exons ATGCATTGTTGCGAATCGATGCTTTTAGCAGAGGTGGACAAGGCCCGAATCGATGCTGTTGTCACCGCATATGGCAAATCAGCACTCGAGTACACCGGTATGGTTGATGCTTTCAGGAAAAACGTTCGTTATGAAGGTTTTGGAGCCTTGTATAAAGGTTTGGTTCCGAACTCGGTCAAG GTGGTTCCATCAATAGCAATTGCGTTTGTGTCGTACGAGGTGGTTAAGGATCTACTTGGGGTAGAGATGAGGATATCTGATTGA